Below is a window of Rhea pennata isolate bPtePen1 chromosome 2, bPtePen1.pri, whole genome shotgun sequence DNA.
CTGCATTTCACTTTATGCAGACATGCAGAGTCCCATCCCAGAAcagtgaatataaaaatatcctCAGAAGATAAATCTCTTGTGTATTTAGTTTGCTTCTGTTGGAGCCAGATGCTAAACATGATGAGAACATGAATCAGTGAATGGTTATCAATTTGTCTATAAAGGCAAATGCCAATCAATGTATAGCCTGAAGCATAATCAGTTGCTTACATATTTTGTCCTGTTTTATGCATCTGTGAAAGTTACTTGTCACAATTGTCTACAATAGGCTCAACTTCAATGGATtcaaagcagtttaaaaaaaatgtgtccaTAGACTTACAATGAGATTcttaaatgctgaaaaatgatGGAGATGTCCgagatgggaaaaaaaggcaagtataACATTTGAGAATGCACAGCTGCCATCAGCAAATTCGATGGAAAACAGGTTCTGATAAGCATTTGGCATAAATGTAGTTACCTAAATGGATGTTCTCGTATCTTCattgaaaaacatgaaaacaaatgtaatagAACAAGAGACTGAACCGCACGGCACTCCCCTTTCGTAGTACAGTGATTCTCATGCTAACGGTTGGAAAGCATTTTACGGTACTACTGAGCATTGTGACAGTTGGGAGCATCAAAGTAAGATGCAACTATTAGATGATAGGTTCTGAAGGAAGTGGGAGTAGATATTTCTTAAATGAGATGACtgaaattttaagcattttatcttgaaaattaATCTTGTTTTGACTCAGATTATTAGATGGTTTAGTGGGGAACCAATTACACTGCAAGACCTCTGTTCAAGTGATGCTTGATGTCAGTTTGCTCAGCACTTTGACCCCACACTGCCAGTGTAGTTGCATATCACTGAGACAAAATGAGATCCCTTAAAGTTCCAGATTTAAGCTTggaaacacaaaaagaaactcTGCAAGACTCCAGTGAACTACTCTAAAGAGAAAGACAGGAGCTACAATTCTACATCTAaccacaagaaaacaaaagatcaaataaatgaacaaaacatgTAACATCACCAGGCTGCCCTGGTCTGCTTTTACATAGACTAACAAGTGCCTGTTAGTAAGACCTACTGTAGGGGGCTAATATTGACAAGTAACTCAGGAACACGTGGGCAGGCTGGGCACAGGACACAGTTgcagaattttctctctttaactAAATGAGTATTCTCCAACATTTCTCCTTTGAATGAAGAGCCAAGGACAGACGAGCTTAGAACACTGAATGCATTAATGTTTgctttctgaacagaaaataaagcaaaagttCCAGgtataacatgaaaaaaaagtcttattctAAAACATTTGTATCACTCAGTACAGCTATCTTTTTGGCACCTGCTGCTGTGTCTTGTAAGATTGAACTTTCTTACATGAATAACAGATTAGCTTTTGCAGCCAATGAACAGGGTAGCTTGGTGTTTTGGTACAATTCACTATCACAGTCAAACGCAAACTTTATGcaagcacatttttatttttttcctgtgtagaCTCACTAGACAATGGAAATGATTTTCAGAAGGGCAATTTGCAGCTAGCAACAGATTTGCTTGCTGACAAAAATCACCTTTAGGTTAGCATcaatatgagaaaatattttgtcagatccaaaaagaaaaaaagaaaaaagaaatcacgTGAATTTTTATAGGGTGTGGGATTGTAAATTATTGGAATTAACTGAGTTCCTTATACAGCATTAAGTGCCATAAAAGGACTAACACTATTCAAAGCATACAAACTAAGATTGTACCTTGTTTGAAAGGTGTTTAAGCAGAACATATTTTCTAGCTCCATCCACAGCACTTCCTAAGGCAAGATCAGGCATGACGGATACAAAGGCGACATACACCACTTATTCAAACAGCCTCCTGTCATTTGCAATTCAAagtgctgctttgctttctgaggTCACTCTAAACTCACATGACCAAAGTCATAACctgaatttatttattccaTATCCTGTTTACTAATTCAATGACAATTTGTAAATCTCACCATGCTAACCATCACAGCATCACATGGTTTCTTTTCTACATTAGAACAAATCAGCCCTTCCATCGATTCCTTTGTAAGCACATCGTCAAGACTTGGGCCACTTCAACCCCGCAGCAAAGCTTCGGCCTTGTGGCCTTTGGGCTGGAAGCAAAGTATCACTGTAGCAACTCCATGGCCAGGTTATACTACAtggttttccttcttttcctcctctttcatgTTGCTGTGCTAAGTTCCTGCCAAAAGTTGACTTTACAGGAGAGTAATTCCTTTTAGGAGGAAAGCCAGGGCTGCCTCTATTGTCCTGACTCAGCATGCTAGGAACAAGGCTGGGACAACTGCAGAAAGAGACACTGTAATGCCTTCTCcagaacataaaataaacagaggGATAGTGCAGCTGGCCTggtagcagcagcagagcttaAGCCTTTGCTCTTACTTtggcaggaggagctgctgtgcctgtataggaaggaaatattttcttttccccagatCTCTCCGCCAGTTTCAAGAACACTAGTCATGAGATCTAGCAGCTGCCTCGAGAAACGGACCTAGCCTGCAAGATTTTACTTCCACAAAATATCCAGTACACTCCTACACAGCAGTATTATGCACATAATTCTCTAGTTTCATATCAACCTCAATTATTACACCTCTAATAATACAGAATCCAAGATCCTGagttacacaaagaaaaatgtcttacTTGGAACTAGAAGACTGCAGAATTAACTAAGATCTATATCACCAAACCAACTTCAAACATATAAAGCTAACTCACTGAATGTAGAATTTAATGTTGGGTTCCTAAGATTTCCTCAGTCCTGAGAGattcagtgattaaaaaagcCACAAATCTTGTTCTCAGAAATTCATTATGTAGCActgtataataaaatacaggatGTTGTTATACAATCAAGCATCTGAGGAGATTaactctgatttaaaaaaaaaaaaaagtctgggaagaaaaagctgtttaacAGAAAACTGATGATGGCAGAGTAAACTACTGGATTTGTGCAATAGAATCAAGTTGGATGTTAGGAACTATTCTTTTACCAAATAAcaacacaattaaaaatatttcacgtTCAAACCTCATTCATCTCAGTAATTTCCCACCAAAAAAACAGCCATAACTTTGCAGAGAGAGGAGACTAAAATGACCTGGAACATTCAGAAATGGATTTAAAagtattgaagaaaaaaaaaatcagaaaagccaCACAGGAAGGTATCCTGagagacagggagaaaaatcaaCATAGGTGCACTGCCAACCCACATCGCAATGACAGCTGTGGGCAAGAATATAGAGATGAGATGTCTCTTGGGGCAGAAGAAAGATAATGCCAAGCTAAGAGCAGAGTGGCAAAGTGTTGTGGCTGTgctggagattaaaaaaaaagtataaggACTCTCTGTCCTTGTTTGTCAAGCTATTCTCCCATCATACAGAGTCACTTCAAAGCTTGATCTCAACACTcagttaaataatttttatactACAGATCTATGTCACTATTTTGGAGTATTATATAAACACTAGATAGAGTAACCAAATGTATACAATCATTCTTTCAACTACAAAAACATCATTAGTTCTTGGAAGAAGTTTGCACCTTGCACAAAACAGAATGGCTTGGCTGATTTGCAAAGTATTGACTGTGACTGCTTTCGTGCGGGGACAAAGCGTTCACTTTTGTCAGGATTGTGGAAACGATCAGGAGAATGTATCCACTGGCATAGAACTTGTCCAAGAAAACTTCTATCACATTGCTGTTATTAcaggaaagacaggaaaagtAATCTCAGAAGAGGACATACGACTTGGCAGATACGAAGCAGAGATGTCAGCTGAACATACCAAGAACAAACTTTACTGTCAGCAAGCTGACAGCTACAGTTCATGCAGATCTGTTTCCCATGGACAGCAGTTGGAAGCAGTATGAAGTTAGATATTTCACAATTCTATCGAGTTGagacactaaagaaaaaaaatcaccaattTGAACCTcatattaagaatattttaatatgtttttttccaagatctAATATACAAATACAATGGTAATAATgtacttttcttctgtaagcTTGGATGAAATATATTAAAGTCCACTTTTCGTATATTACATAAATAATCCTCTAAAGCaacctagaaaagaaaaaaatggttagtCCATATGGTACGCACAAATAACTGGACATTATGCCAGAGAGTAATATATGAAACTGAATTATGGACTGCAAAATAGTCTGACAATTTGCCTGTTGTAATAAGCGGAGGAGTAACCTTCACTTTCTAAAGACACAGACAAGGAAAGGTTTGTGAAGAGAAGTACTACTTTTTACTAAACTAACCAACAAATGATAAAATAGACAGGATTTTGCACTAGAAAGATGATTTACGAATATGCAGACATCTTTGTAGAAGTTGCATAGTTAAAGAAGAAGGATTAGAAGTGTTTATCAGAAACTTTAAGATTTTACAGTCTGATACACATCTGAACAGCATTATGATTTTGAGAAGTTTCAGGTATTACATCCTCCAACAAAATAGATACATCAAGCTCTACTTAACAACGCTTAATTTGATGCTCTGCTCTTCACAAACATGTCAGCACAGAGATGAGTTTGTCATTTACAGACTGCAAGATACCACACTCACCgtacagaaaaaagcaggatATGCCTTCACGGGAACTTTCTTACTGAAAGATCTAGCCTGGAAGTAAACGGGATGAGGTgggagaaaatataaatatacatatatatatatatatatacatataaaggACGATTCAGCATTTCACATTATAcgtttcacacacacacacacgacaGAATATACTACAGGtttcagacttttttcccctcctctaaACTCTGACATACTGAAactataatttttaattataggTCATTATAGgctattttaattatatatagGCCAGCACTTATATATACTTCCTGTTCCTCACTGTATGGAATAGAAAGGATATAATACTGGGAGATACCTGCTAAAATTCTTACAACTTTTAGCAATCTTACAACttacataataataaaatttggTAAATTGGTATCCCTTATCCCTGCAAAGCTCCAAGTTGCATCTGATTTAATAAACatgatttaactttttttaaaatatcaaataattcTTTGCACCCCAAGAGCCAGAAATCATGGAAGACCAGAAATGCATTCCTCTTGAACTGATCTTTTTGTTCCAGTCTTACTCTCAGACTCAAAAATCCAATCATCCTCCATTTATATTTATAAGACTCTGAAAGGGTGTCAGTGCCACATATACTCAGAATCTATGCATAAACAGAGTCTAAACCACAGTGGAAGCAGATCTTTAAATGCAGGTACAATTCAACTGCATCTAATATAGAATTGAAGCAAAGCTTCCTGTAATGCTTATTAATAAACACAGAAACTGCCtttgtattgctttttcttaaaggttaaacaaacaaaaaaaaccccacacaacACAAGACAAAACCTTTAAGCGTATTTATGAGTATGCATaagtttatttcctttctatGGATCTTTCCACATAACTGAGGAAATCAGGTTGAAactttatcaggaaaaaaaaaaaactttcagaggacaggttattttaaaactttgagatgaaataaattatacacaaaaagaaaaattctgctctGGCTTACTACCATTAGTTGTGAGACACAAGACTGGAAATAAGAAGGTCAAGCAAGATTAACTCAGAATGGGTTTGCATGAATGTCATGTAGAAAGCATGCTGTTTTGCCTTGTATCTCATTGTAAACAGAATGAGAtagatgggggaaaaaaatcaaaagaccATCGTTTTAAAGAAGGGAGGAAACTATAGAAAGAGGAGAACAAGTAAATGGGTTGGAAGGCTTTCAAAGGGATCACTGGAGGACTGACACAGCACTTTTTGTTATATGCTTTTATtctcaaaaaatacaaaatccctaaagaaaaactgcaatCTTTACCTTACTTTGCCCTCTGCTGGTCATAAgccagaggagcaggaagagtTGACCACACTTCAGAAACTTTTCTTCCAAGATTAAGTGTCATATTAGTACAAAAGGCTTCACATAATATCCCTCGGACTTAATTATGGGGTTAGGTTTCTTCTGACTATGAAGTAGGGGTGAGGGTTGTTATCCTCTGTCCTCAGGCAAAATAATATGGAGATTTTAGACAATATAACAGATGTAGCTAATAGCATAGGTCCATTACATTCATCTAAAAGTTTGCAATATCTAAAGTCTTTTGTTGCCACCAAATTACTATTCCATCTATtatggaaaaagagaagtatCTATATCCTTGCATTAAAAAGACCATCTGATTATTAAGGAGGCTAACACCCTGCTATTATTGCCATTTACTGCCAGTTCAAGTGGTCTGAACCCCTACAGAGATCCTCCACTATCCAGTATTCTTTACTGGTAATGATGGAGGTAGGAAGCCAGCATGgttcttcagaatattttttttcttgtttttaaaagaagataatACAGCAGCCAAAGGAGCACccattgaaaggaaaaaaaaaaaaaaaaaaactaagtgcCAAATTCAACATTCAAGCTGAATAAAATGCTAATGTCACCATAACCTGGTCTCCTTGTACTTATGCTTTTCTGCATAGTGTCCAATTATGTGATGACATTTCATGTTTTCCATAGGACCCTCCCAGCACATAGCATGGGCAAGGCTCTAGAAATGcagtgggaagaaaaagggCTAAGGAGgattctgccttttctcttcagAAGCTGGTTGACTTGTAGGGAGTCAGGGGACTGTAGGGTTAAGAATGGTCTCAGGAGCAAATTATCTGAGAAGCCCCGAAGAACTGAATTCTCTCTCTACTTCTGTCCAAAATTTTCCATGCAACACAGGCAATGAAATTTTAAACAGCAGGACAATAAATACACATTACTCATTTTCTGTGCCTACCACCCTGATATGAGACATTTTAGGTCAGGCATTTGGTATTTTTGTAAACCACAACTGCAACCAAAATCAATAGTTTTGTACACGTGATTGCAAAAAGAGGGgtgaggacaaaaaaaaaaaaaaaaaaagaaaagaaaaaaagaaaaaagaaagggaaaaagaaacaaaaaacaagattGCAGCTTGAACATCAAAGAAAGAGTGATCAATTCTGACCTTGcattctctttgtttctgttccCTAGCTCTCAAATGGGATACACATTCTCCTGCTTGGACATGTGTCAACAAAACTCAGAAACAGCAGGTAAAACAACATGAACACCAAAggaatgcatttttcttcagaaaaatgaagatgggCTTATCTAACTatactgcagaaaatactgtgtGATCATGCATAATACTGTAATTGAGATACAGATATATACAGATATTAATGGCATGTATGCAGAGATAATTTTGTCATTACTTGGAAGTGGTTTCGCTTCTCCAGTGGTTTCATCTTTTCCAACtacttttaataaaagtattGGGTGCAATCCTCAAAGTACACATACATGTACTTGCGGACACACTGACAGCAACACCTGTTTACAgtgctttttgtgtgttttatttttccaaatgaagatATGTATAACATTGCTGAAGAAACATACTTCTGCTTCTGTACTATATACCAACAAGCAATGCAAAGTAAAGCTAACATAACagcataaaggaaaaagaatagaacCATGGAGATCTTCCAGATTCTTTATCTGTTCCAAGTAAAGTCTTTCCTAATTCACCTGGCCATGTGCCAGAAAAgtaacaaaccaaaaaacccaccctTTCCCAATATAGCTTTGAGCATGGTTGGCTGTGCTGGGAAAGGAATCCTCCTTTCCACGTACGTTTCTGTCAGTTAAAGGCAAAATCCTCCGCTTCCCTGGTAGCCACTCAACTGTGCTGTGAAGTACCATATGCAGAGGTACTCTCTGTGGTTTCAATTCTATGCTGGCATATTCTTGCACTCATACAAGTCTGCTTCAAGTTTCTCTCCTGATAATAAACCACACATGCAGTATTTGTATACAAGCAACTGGATCTGGCTACGGGTAAACTGCCTCCTGTACATACAGATAAATACAATATTCATGGAGAAgtaactataaaatatttaaaggttCTGTGGctctttttgaattttaaactatctctaaaagtaataaaaggtaaaggtaaaatatttgaaatagagAGAGAACTTACAAGTCTTCTAATAACATAGCATCACAATTCTCCATAAAGATTAATaccaatttctttaaaaagaacaaaaagagagagagagaagaaggaatCTCACATGTTCTAGATGAATATGTGCCTGGCTGGCAATATCGTAAATTACATctctcacatttttctcttgcttgcaTCTTATGAAATCCTCCTGTGAAGCTCCATGCTagacacaaaaaagaaaaacaaaacaaaaaccctcaaCAAACATCAAGTTTCCATTCTAGCTTTGCAAAAGACAAGAAAACTCAAACACCTGTCCTAGCAAGCAAACTGCTGACAAGACTGAAATAGCCCAAGCAGTTTTTGCCCCCTGTTTAAACCAGTCAGTTGGAAACAAATTTAGAAGAATTATTTGTAGTGACTATCTTTGCATGCACTGGCTCTCAGAAGGCTTTGTGGTCAGTTGGATTAATTGagtcagattttaaaattctggcAATTTAGATCAGTTTACACAGAtgcctgatttttaaaaatataatccaAGTGCTGAGATTAAGCAGAATGAAGTTAACAATGATTAAAAAAGGAGCCATGCTAGCTTACTAAATAAGCCATTACCACAGGACTGGTGCACACTACCCAGTTCCACTAAGCTTGCAAAGAGCATTGGTTTTTTTGATAGTGACGAGTGTAGAAGAGGGTATGGTATATTCAGAATTGCATCTCCTTCAGCAACATGTGAACATAGGCTTACAGCTATCAGATGTAAAAGAAAAGGCTAGAACATTATGGAAAGGTAGTGAAGAAAAACCTGAGAAGCTTATTCATAATTAAAATTTCTCGTGGTGCTTCCTTAcggcaaaaaggaaaaagaaattcccTATTTCATGTGTGTGCAATCTACATACTAATGGAAACATTcctgaaagataaaatattactagatataatgtaaaaacaaagaataaagagaaaaaaaagaaaaatctctaaagCTTTACACAGATCACTCATCTCCCAAGAGatataaaacattaaaactgtGACAATGGCAGCATCactgggcagcagcagaaacagttATAAGAGTAAATAAAAAGTTCTCTCTTTGGTCTAATAAAGTATGATCTCATATCTAGTGCTGGGAGGCAGTTAAAAACACTATACTGTTCAAATCCAGACAATTTTTCTCTTACCAACATACAAATATCGATGGGAAGAAGGACCTTTCGTCTTGTGCTATGATATGGAGTTGCTCTTAAACAGGTAACTATGCCTTGCGCTTTCCCAATGTGACTGGCTGCATGGTCTGCATGGATGTCCCTCACAcctaaaatttcagaaataataggTTTAGAAACACGTATTCTCAACTGGTTCTGTCATGGTTTCATATAATTCTTAGCTTTCCTTAAATACAGCTGTGATAGACATCAGGGAAGACTATATTTCTAGAAGGGCATATGTTCAAAAATTGGCTTGGGATCTCATCTCAGAGGTGCAAAGCAGCAGGCAAATTCATGCCACATTCAGGAGTGAGATGCCTTTTAGTTAGTTCCAATTTCTGCAAAAGGTGTACATACAAGCAGTGAAGCACCACCTATTCAGACACAATACGTCACTACACAAACTCATTTTCATTGGCATGTCTTGTCCCAGGATAACAGTATTCCAAGAACTGTTTTCCTGCTAGAGAAGTCATTCAAGTGTGAGATTCCTCACATGCAATAACGCTTACAGCATGGTTTCATgatcagctgcagctgatttAGCAGTGCACTGAAGCCAAACAGAACAGTCCTACTCTTCTCTCAGATTTCTACCACCTCCCTTGTGCTGTCACCTGCAATCAGATAGCAGCGCAGAAAACTGCATCAGATCACTAGCACAACGGAAAACTAACTCTGATCTCTGCATGGCCACACAActattaaaactgaaacaagatGAAGAtgtgtggggcagagcagcAACACGCCTCTTCATGGCATGACCATGTATGATTATCTTAGGCTGATCTGAAAGCCATAATGTTTTGTCACAGGACTGACATAGgacaaaattaaactttaaGGGAGATCTCTTCAATTCACTAACGTCTCTAAAAGTAGCCTTTTACAAAAAATTACAGACCCATTCACTACACAGGTCTGCCCAAGTCTTGCACGAATCTCAAACTTTTGGGAAAGAGTGGCTAGAGGCAGCCAACATGGACTTATTTTGGCAATAACAGCAGACAGCAGGTTGTGGCTTGGATGAAAGACAAGATATAACTTACGGATATTGTCTGGGCAGTATATATGCTTttgatatatataaaaaaaaagaaaaaaacaaagcctaaGGAATAACAGTTAGCAATGACACAAACTCACCATCAGAGCCATCCCAAAAGTTAGGTTCTGCAAAGGTCTAACAAAAACATTGAGTAATACCAGACTCAGGATAACTACTTATACAATGAATCAGAGCACATATTATTAAATGACAGCAGCTGGGAGAAAGTGCCAGTAAACTGGAAGGCAAGACTGGAAGTCAAAATAAGCTTGACAAATTAGAGAAGTACCCTGAAATCAGTAAGAATGAAGctgcactgcttttttttttttttttttttt
It encodes the following:
- the NDUFAF6 gene encoding NADH dehydrogenase (ubiquinone) complex I, assembly factor 6 — encoded protein: MRMQFWRDAVEDIYCDKPPHQPVAIELWKAVKRHNLTKMWIMKIIDEREKNLDERAYSNIQELEAYAENTQSALLYLTLEMLGVRDIHADHAASHIGKAQGIVTCLRATPYHSTRRKVLLPIDICMLHGASQEDFIRCKQEKNVRDVIYDIASQAHIHLEHARSFSKKVPVKAYPAFFCTVALEDYLCNIRKVDFNIFHPSLQKKSTLLPLYLYIRSWKKTY